In one Conger conger chromosome 5, fConCon1.1, whole genome shotgun sequence genomic region, the following are encoded:
- the LOC133128346 gene encoding guanine nucleotide-binding protein subunit alpha-11-like yields MGGCWQRCQRACTCCLTEQEIKDIEVDREIQRILKQQKKRERKEIKVLLLGTGESGKTTFIKQMRIIHGEGYSEENRRAFAKLVFQNIFTAIKALTNAMTTLNIAYGTAENQLYSQWIQDVKPQQVSTLEARHADAIRRLWSDAGIRACYSRRREFQLLDSTEYYMNNLECIAAPGYVPTNQDVLRVRVPTTGIIDYSFTVEKISLRIVDVGGQRSERRKWIHCFENVTSLIFLASLSEYDQVLEEKETDNRMEESKALFYTTVHSPWFGRSSIILFLNKMDILAEKIQTSDLQIYYPGFKGKKRDADNAMKFIETMYLELAKDRVSHENVKKPVYTHFTCATDTQNIERVFTDVKNTVLLEALSQFNLY; encoded by the exons ATGGGGGGGTGCTGGCAGCGGTGTCAGCGCGCTTGCACGTGCTGCCTGACAGAGCAGGAGATTAAGGACATCGAGGTGGACCGGGAGATACAGAGAATTCTTAAGCAACAGAAGAAGCGAGAGCGGAAGGAAATAAAAGTACTTCTACTGG GGACTGGGGAGAGCGGGAAGACCACCTTCATAAAGCAGATGCGAATCATCCACGGAGAGGGTTACTCCGAGGAGAACCGGCGGGCCTTCGCCAAGCTGGTCTTCCAGAACATCTTCACTGCCATCAAAGCCCTCACCAACGCCATGACCACCCTCAACATCGCCTACGGAACGGCTGAGAACCAG CTGTACTCTCAGTGGATCCAGGACGTGAAGCCGCAGCAGGTCTCCACGCTGGAAGCCCGGCACGCCGACGCCATCCGCCGGCTCTGGAGCGACGCGGGCATCAGGGCCTGCTACAGCCGCCGCCGCGAGTTCCAGCTGCTGGACTCCACCGAGTA CTACATGAACAATCTTGAGTGCATAGCGGCTCCAGGCTACGTCCCCACGAACCAGGACGTGCTACGGGTTCGAGTTCCCACCACAGGCATCATCGACTACTCCTTCACCGTTGAGAAAATCTCTCTCAG GATCGTGGACgtcgggggtcagaggtcggagCGCAGGAAGTGGATCCACTGTTTCGAGAACGTGACGTCCCTCATCTTCCTGGCCTCCCTGAGCGAGTACGACCAGGTCCTggaagagaaggagacagat AACCGCATGGAGGAGAGCAAGGCTCTGTTCTACACCACGGTCCACTCCCCCTGGTTCGGCCGTTCCTccatcatcctcttcctcaacaAGATGGACATCCTGGCCGAGAAGATCCAGACGTCAGACCTCCAGATCTACTACCCCGGCTTCAAAG GCAAGAAACGAGACGCCGACAACGCCATGAAGTTCATCGAGACCATGTACCTGGAGCTGGCCAAGGACCGGGTGAGCCACGAGAACGTGAAGAAGCCCGTGTACACGCACTTCACCTGCGCCACCGACACGCAGAACATCGAGCGCGTCTTCACCGACGTCAAGAACACGGTCCTCCTGGAGGCCCTGAGCCAGTTCAACCTGTActga